The proteins below are encoded in one region of Pseudomonas putida S13.1.2:
- a CDS encoding bifunctional protein-serine/threonine kinase/phosphatase: protein MSLQLSFAQASATGPRAENQDALRLVTPAPELAASKGYLFALADGVSQCADGGLAARASLQALALDYYATPATWSVAQALDRLLLAQNRWLRAQGSGQPLLTTLSALVLRGRRFTLAHVGDCRVYRWHAGHLQCLSEDHVWDQPGMQHVLKRALGLDQHLLVDYLEGELQAGECFLLLSDGVWASLGDQHIQAVLREQPDLQLAVDTLVASAHLNGSQDNASALLVQVEQLGTANLGDTLAQLQQWPLPGPLREGQVIDGWLTEQLLSHSRQSLLYRMRDGQGQAWLLKTLPGAREQEPKAAQGLLLEEWFLRRVAGRHFPELHAASQRQHLYYVMREYPGQTLATLLAEHGPLPLPQWLEMARQLLQAVGVLHRRNLLHRDIKADNLHLGNDGQLRLLDFGLAYCPGLSEDPLHDVPGTPSYIAPEAFDGQPPSPRQDLYAVGVTLYHLLTGHYPYGEVEAFQRPRFAQPVNAARYRPDLPEWLQHNLQQAVAADPAQRFETAEHWLLLLERGDRQELPSRPRPLLEREPLKVWRTLALLSLLFNLILLLSLLKG from the coding sequence ATGAGCCTGCAACTGAGCTTTGCCCAGGCCAGCGCCACCGGGCCGCGCGCGGAAAACCAGGACGCCCTGCGCCTGGTTACCCCGGCGCCAGAGCTGGCCGCCAGCAAGGGCTACCTGTTCGCCCTCGCCGACGGCGTCAGCCAATGCGCCGATGGTGGCCTGGCGGCACGGGCCAGCTTGCAGGCGCTGGCCCTGGACTACTACGCCACCCCTGCCACCTGGAGCGTGGCCCAGGCCCTCGACCGGCTGCTGCTGGCACAGAACCGCTGGCTGCGCGCTCAAGGCAGCGGCCAGCCATTGTTGACCACCCTCAGCGCACTGGTGCTGCGGGGCCGGCGCTTCACCCTGGCGCATGTCGGCGACTGCCGTGTGTACCGCTGGCACGCCGGGCACCTGCAGTGCCTGAGCGAAGACCATGTGTGGGACCAGCCTGGCATGCAGCATGTGCTGAAACGCGCGCTGGGCCTGGACCAGCACCTGCTGGTGGATTACCTGGAGGGCGAGCTGCAGGCAGGTGAGTGCTTTCTGCTACTCAGCGACGGAGTCTGGGCCAGCCTGGGCGACCAGCACATCCAGGCGGTGCTGCGTGAACAGCCCGACCTGCAATTGGCCGTCGACACGCTGGTTGCCAGCGCGCACCTCAATGGCAGCCAGGACAACGCCAGCGCCTTGCTGGTGCAGGTGGAGCAACTGGGCACGGCCAACCTCGGTGACACCCTGGCACAGCTGCAGCAATGGCCGTTACCCGGCCCACTGCGCGAAGGCCAGGTGATCGATGGCTGGCTTACCGAACAGCTGCTGTCGCACAGCCGCCAGTCGCTGCTGTACCGGATGCGCGACGGCCAAGGTCAAGCCTGGCTGCTCAAGACCCTGCCTGGCGCACGCGAGCAGGAGCCGAAGGCGGCGCAAGGGCTGTTGCTGGAAGAATGGTTCCTGCGCCGGGTCGCTGGCCGACATTTCCCCGAGCTGCATGCAGCCAGCCAGCGCCAACACCTGTACTACGTGATGCGCGAATACCCCGGCCAGACCCTTGCAACGCTGCTGGCCGAACACGGCCCGCTGCCCTTGCCACAGTGGCTGGAAATGGCCCGGCAACTGCTGCAGGCGGTCGGTGTGTTGCACCGGCGCAACCTGCTGCACCGCGATATCAAAGCGGACAACCTGCACCTGGGCAATGATGGCCAGCTGCGCCTGCTGGATTTCGGCCTGGCCTACTGCCCAGGCCTGTCCGAAGACCCGCTGCACGACGTGCCCGGCACACCCTCGTACATTGCCCCGGAAGCGTTCGATGGCCAGCCGCCCAGCCCGCGCCAAGACCTGTATGCCGTGGGCGTGACGCTGTACCACCTGCTGACCGGGCACTACCCGTATGGCGAGGTGGAAGCCTTCCAGCGCCCGCGCTTCGCCCAGCCAGTCAACGCCGCACGCTACCGCCCCGACCTGCCGGAATGGCTGCAGCACAACCTGCAGCAGGCGGTGGCCGCCGACCCGGCGCAACGCTTCGAAACGGCCGAACACTGGTTGCTGCTGCTTGAACGCGGCGACCGCCAGGAGCTGCCCAGCCGGCCACGGCCACTGCTGGAGCGCGAGCCGCTGAAGGTATGGCGCACGCTGGCCCTGCTGTCTTTGCTGTTCAACCTGATTTTGCTACTCAGCCTGCTAAAAGGCTGA
- the rlmKL gene encoding bifunctional 23S rRNA (guanine(2069)-N(7))-methyltransferase RlmK/23S rRNA (guanine(2445)-N(2))-methyltransferase RlmL, with protein MSDRFELYLTCPKGLESLLAEEAKGLGLDEVREHTSAIRGAADMETAYRLCVWSRLANRVLLVLKRFTMKNADDLYDGVNAVDWADHLAADGTLAVEFSGHGSGIDNTHFGALKVKDAIVDKLRNREGLRPSVEKIDPDVRVHLRLDRGEAILSLDLSGHSLHQRGYRLQQGAAPLKENLAAAVLIRSGWPRIAAEGGALADPMCGVGTFLVEAAMIAADIAPNLKRERWGFTAWLGHVPALWRKVHDEAQARAQAGLAKPPLWIRGYEADPRLIQPGRNNVERAGLGDWVKIYQGEVSTFEPRPDQNQKGLVISNPPYGERLGDEASLLYLYQNLGERLRQACMGWEAAVFTGAPQLGKRMGIRSHKQYAFWNGALPCKLLLFKVQPDQFVTGERREAQADNAEIREQAPVASEPARLSEGAQMFANRLQKNLKQLGKWARREQVDCYRLYDADMPEYALAVDLYHDWVHVQEYAAPRSIDPEKAQSRLLDALAAIPQALGISPQRVVLKRRERQSGTRQYERQATEGRFQEVNEGGVKLLVNLTDYLDTGLFLDHRPMRMRIQREAAGKRFLNLFCYTATASVHAAKGGARSTTSVDLSKTYLDWARRNLALNGFSERNRLEQGDVMAWLEANRESYDLIFIDPPTFSNSKRMEGVFDVQRDHVQLLDLAMARLAPDGVLYFSNNFRKFQLDEHLMARYAVEEITAQTLDPDFARNNRIHRAWRLQLR; from the coding sequence ATGTCGGACCGTTTCGAACTCTACCTCACCTGCCCTAAAGGCCTTGAAAGCCTGCTTGCCGAGGAGGCCAAGGGCCTTGGCCTTGACGAGGTGCGTGAGCACACCTCGGCCATCCGCGGCGCTGCCGACATGGAAACCGCCTACCGCCTGTGCGTATGGTCGCGCCTGGCCAACCGGGTGCTGCTGGTGCTCAAGCGCTTCACCATGAAGAATGCCGACGACCTTTACGACGGCGTCAACGCGGTTGACTGGGCCGACCACCTGGCAGCCGACGGCACCCTGGCGGTGGAGTTCAGCGGCCATGGCTCGGGCATCGACAACACCCACTTCGGTGCGCTGAAGGTCAAGGATGCGATCGTCGACAAGCTGCGCAACCGCGAAGGCCTGCGCCCGTCGGTGGAAAAGATCGACCCTGACGTGCGTGTGCACCTGCGCCTGGACCGTGGCGAGGCCATTCTTTCCCTCGACCTGTCCGGCCACAGCCTGCACCAGCGCGGCTATCGCCTGCAGCAAGGTGCTGCGCCGCTGAAGGAAAACCTGGCGGCAGCAGTGCTGATCCGCTCGGGCTGGCCGCGCATTGCCGCCGAAGGTGGCGCACTGGCCGACCCGATGTGCGGTGTGGGTACCTTCCTGGTAGAAGCGGCGATGATCGCTGCCGATATCGCGCCTAACCTCAAGCGTGAGCGTTGGGGCTTCACTGCCTGGCTCGGCCACGTGCCGGCGCTGTGGCGCAAGGTGCACGACGAGGCGCAGGCGCGTGCGCAGGCCGGCCTGGCCAAGCCACCGCTGTGGATCCGTGGCTATGAGGCCGACCCGCGGCTGATCCAGCCGGGCCGCAACAACGTCGAGCGCGCCGGCCTGGGCGATTGGGTGAAAATCTATCAGGGCGAGGTCAGTACCTTCGAGCCACGCCCGGACCAGAACCAGAAAGGCCTGGTCATCAGCAACCCGCCCTATGGCGAGCGCCTGGGTGACGAAGCCAGCCTGTTGTACCTCTACCAGAACCTGGGCGAGCGCCTGCGCCAGGCCTGCATGGGCTGGGAGGCGGCGGTGTTCACTGGCGCGCCGCAGTTGGGCAAGCGCATGGGTATTCGCAGCCACAAGCAGTACGCGTTCTGGAACGGCGCCTTGCCGTGCAAGCTGCTGCTGTTCAAGGTGCAGCCCGACCAGTTCGTGACGGGTGAGCGCCGCGAAGCGCAGGCTGACAACGCCGAAATCCGTGAGCAAGCGCCGGTAGCCAGTGAGCCGGCGCGCCTGTCGGAAGGGGCGCAGATGTTTGCCAACCGCCTGCAGAAGAACCTCAAGCAACTGGGCAAGTGGGCCCGCCGCGAGCAGGTTGACTGCTACCGCCTGTACGATGCCGACATGCCCGAGTACGCCCTGGCGGTCGACCTGTACCACGACTGGGTGCATGTGCAGGAGTACGCCGCGCCACGTTCGATCGACCCGGAGAAGGCCCAGTCGCGCCTGCTCGATGCCTTGGCGGCTATCCCCCAGGCACTTGGCATTTCGCCGCAGCGCGTGGTGCTCAAGCGCCGCGAGCGGCAGAGTGGTACCCGCCAGTACGAGCGCCAGGCCACCGAGGGCCGCTTCCAGGAAGTGAACGAAGGTGGCGTCAAGCTGCTGGTCAACCTCACCGACTACCTGGACACCGGGCTGTTCCTTGACCACCGCCCCATGCGCATGCGCATCCAGCGCGAGGCTGCCGGCAAGCGTTTCCTCAACCTGTTCTGCTACACCGCCACGGCTTCGGTGCATGCGGCCAAGGGCGGCGCACGCAGCACTACCAGTGTCGACCTGTCGAAAACCTACCTCGACTGGGCACGGCGCAACCTGGCGCTCAATGGCTTCTCCGAGCGCAACCGCCTGGAGCAGGGCGATGTGATGGCGTGGCTGGAAGCTAACCGCGAAAGCTACGACCTGATCTTCATCGACCCGCCAACCTTCTCCAACTCCAAGCGCATGGAAGGCGTGTTCGACGTGCAGCGTGACCACGTGCAGCTGCTGGACCTGGCCATGGCTCGCCTGGCGCCGGATGGCGTGTTGTACTTCTCCAACAACTTCCGCAAGTTCCAGCTCGACGAGCACCTGATGGCGCGCTATGCCGTGGAGGAAATCACCGCCCAGACGCTGGACCCGGACTTTGCCCGTAACAACCGGATCCACCGCGCCTGGCGCCTGCAATTGCGTTGA
- a CDS encoding CmpA/NrtA family ABC transporter substrate-binding protein: MNTVPRVTPLAWVNGSDAPEKHSLNIGYMALTDCASVVVAATQGFAQQHGLTLNLKRQGSWAGLRDKLVSGELDAAHCLYGLAYAVHLGIGGVPASDMAVLMGLNQNAQAINLSPALQRKGVTNPEALARLVHQHGARLTFAQTFPTGTHAMWLYYWLASQGIHPLRDVDSVVVPPAQMAAHIQAGRIDGFCVGEPWAADAVAKGQGFTLATSQSIWPDHPEKVLACARAFAEQYPNSARALIKAILAASRFIEQSPENRRSTAQLLSGSAYLDTPLESIEPRLLGNYQDGLGNHWQDRHALRLFDHGRANLPYLSDGMWFMTQFRRWGLLREDPDYLGVARQVQQLALYSEAAQSLGVACPSLPMRSSLLIDGTRWDGSAPYSYARSFSLHALGDLPDARVGA, encoded by the coding sequence GTGAATACTGTACCCCGAGTAACGCCCCTGGCCTGGGTCAACGGCAGCGATGCGCCCGAGAAACACAGCCTGAACATCGGCTACATGGCCCTGACCGACTGCGCCTCGGTGGTGGTCGCGGCCACCCAGGGTTTCGCCCAGCAGCACGGCCTTACCCTCAACCTCAAGCGCCAGGGCTCCTGGGCGGGGCTGCGCGACAAGCTGGTCAGCGGCGAACTGGACGCCGCGCACTGCCTGTATGGCCTGGCCTACGCCGTGCATCTGGGCATTGGCGGCGTACCGGCCAGTGACATGGCGGTGCTCATGGGGCTGAACCAGAACGCCCAGGCCATCAACCTGTCGCCTGCCCTGCAACGCAAAGGCGTGACCAACCCTGAAGCATTGGCGCGGCTGGTGCACCAACATGGCGCGCGCCTGACCTTCGCCCAGACCTTCCCCACCGGCACTCACGCCATGTGGCTGTATTACTGGCTGGCCAGCCAGGGCATCCACCCACTGCGCGACGTCGACAGCGTGGTGGTGCCACCGGCACAAATGGCCGCACATATCCAGGCCGGGCGCATCGACGGCTTTTGCGTGGGCGAGCCCTGGGCCGCCGATGCGGTTGCCAAGGGCCAAGGCTTCACCCTTGCCACCAGCCAGTCGATCTGGCCGGACCACCCGGAAAAAGTCCTGGCCTGTGCCCGCGCCTTCGCCGAACAGTACCCCAACAGCGCCCGCGCCCTGATCAAGGCAATCCTCGCCGCCAGCCGGTTCATCGAACAAAGCCCGGAAAACCGCCGCAGCACCGCGCAACTGCTTAGCGGCAGCGCCTATCTGGACACGCCGCTGGAGAGCATCGAGCCACGCTTGCTTGGCAACTACCAGGATGGCCTGGGCAACCACTGGCAAGACCGGCATGCCCTGCGCCTGTTCGACCACGGCCGGGCCAACCTGCCGTACCTGTCCGACGGCATGTGGTTCATGACCCAGTTCCGCCGCTGGGGCCTGCTGCGCGAAGACCCCGACTACCTCGGCGTGGCCCGCCAGGTACAGCAGCTGGCCCTGTACAGCGAGGCAGCGCAAAGCCTTGGCGTGGCCTGCCCTTCGCTGCCGATGCGCAGCAGCCTGCTGATCGACGGTACCCGCTGGGACGGCAGCGCCCCCTACAGCTATGCCCGCAGTTTCAGCCTGCACGCACTGGGCGACCTGCCCGATGCCCGTGTCGGCGCGTGA
- a CDS encoding quinone-dependent dihydroorotate dehydrogenase: MYTLARQLLFKLSPETSHDLSLDLIGAGGRLGLNGMLCKQPAALPVSVMGLNFANPVGLAAGLDKNGAAIDGFAQLGFGFVEIGTVTPRPQPGNPKPRLFRLPEATAIINRMGFNNLGVDNLLDRVRASRYSGVLGINIGKNFDTPVERAVDDYLICLDKVYTAASYITVNVSSPNTPGLRSLQFGDSLKQLLDALAVRREQLAATHGKRVPLAIKIAPDMSDEETALVAAALMESGMDAVIATNTTLGREGVEGLPYGGEAGGLSGAPVLEKSTHIVKVLAGELGGKLPIIAAGGITEGRHAAEKIAAGASLVQIYSGFIYKGPALIREAVDAIAAMPRV, from the coding sequence ATGTATACCCTGGCCCGCCAGCTGCTGTTCAAGCTTTCTCCGGAAACTTCCCACGACCTGTCCCTGGACCTGATCGGTGCCGGTGGCCGCCTTGGCCTCAACGGCATGCTGTGCAAGCAGCCGGCGGCCTTGCCGGTTTCGGTCATGGGCTTGAACTTCGCCAACCCGGTGGGCCTGGCTGCCGGCCTGGACAAGAACGGCGCGGCCATCGACGGTTTTGCCCAGCTGGGCTTCGGCTTTGTCGAGATCGGCACCGTCACCCCGCGCCCGCAGCCGGGCAACCCCAAGCCACGGCTGTTCCGGCTACCGGAGGCCACGGCCATCATCAACCGCATGGGCTTCAACAACCTGGGTGTCGATAACCTGCTCGACCGGGTACGAGCCTCGCGCTACAGCGGCGTGCTGGGCATCAACATCGGCAAGAACTTCGACACCCCGGTCGAGCGTGCCGTCGATGACTACCTGATCTGCCTGGACAAGGTGTACACCGCCGCCAGCTACATCACCGTCAACGTCAGCTCGCCAAACACCCCGGGTCTGCGCAGCCTGCAGTTTGGTGATTCGCTCAAGCAGTTGCTCGATGCCCTGGCCGTGCGCCGTGAGCAGCTGGCTGCGACCCATGGCAAGCGCGTGCCGCTGGCCATCAAGATTGCCCCGGACATGAGCGACGAAGAAACCGCACTGGTGGCAGCCGCGCTGATGGAATCGGGTATGGATGCGGTAATCGCTACCAACACCACGCTGGGGCGTGAAGGTGTCGAGGGGCTGCCGTACGGTGGCGAGGCGGGTGGCCTGTCCGGCGCGCCGGTGCTGGAAAAGAGCACCCACATCGTCAAGGTGCTGGCAGGCGAGCTGGGCGGCAAGTTGCCAATCATTGCTGCCGGTGGCATTACCGAAGGCCGTCACGCTGCCGAGAAGATCGCCGCCGGGGCGAGCCTGGTGCAGATCTACTCGGGCTTCATTTACAAGGGGCCGGCACTGATTCGCGAGGCGGTGGACGCTATCGCGGCAATGCCACGGGTTTGA
- a CDS encoding diguanylate cyclase, with the protein MSKCGVRARLSGLCTEAVSAWALALVALVAGGLLTAALALAAQTFYKQQLRQRFELLASERFSRIAERFDEQQQRLDGLRRFFSFSNEVTPLEFDGYARPLLQRTLAYAWAPRVEAAQRAEFERHASEHSGPGYVIRDQDAQGQWRPAPLRDHYFPVLYTQSGEMPGLPYGLDLAGQAASQAALARALGPGSMAVSEPLAMYEIPSYARGLLLVAPVFSDANPHGAAVGYVTALLSMRELVSDGRPVAADDNLVVRIVDPSGLQGPEVMFDSLNQVAPLSLASNQVLHLADHNFQLSILPSLAFVQANRSSAVLAVVLLGGLLSLLLSALLYSLFSQRQRALALVEQRTVELRVSEQSLRGTHNQLRSVLDAATQVAIIATNLKGVVSTFNAGAERMFGYPASQAIGQLHLEHLVLPEELSLRAHALSLRYGRPIAGGQAMFAETVQAHGAEPGEWTLLRADGSQLVANMLVTAMLDEQGLWVGYLAICIDVTERRRVHEALAARDRLLEKLSAEVPGGIYQYRLDANGHSCFPYASQGLFDIYEVDLQQLREDATLVFERIHPDDLDRVRRSVRYSAEHLAPWREEYRVCLPRAGLRWVRGEATPEVGEQGCTLWHGYLTDISDLKGVEEELRALSVTDSLTGIHNRRYFQERLKVELERAQRDGLALAVIMLDIDHFKCINDRFGHAMGDRVLRSLCQRIGQRLRRTDVFCRLGGEEFMVLCPGSDAEQARLLALELWQGVRMVPVEGVGRVTASFGVAGWRPGEGADTLLLRADAGVYAAKQAGRDRVEGESAC; encoded by the coding sequence ATGTCAAAGTGTGGCGTGCGTGCGCGGTTATCTGGCCTGTGCACAGAAGCGGTGTCCGCCTGGGCGCTGGCGCTGGTGGCTTTGGTGGCGGGCGGCCTGTTGACGGCCGCCTTGGCGCTTGCCGCGCAGACGTTCTACAAGCAGCAGTTGCGCCAGCGTTTCGAGTTGCTGGCCAGCGAGCGTTTCAGCCGCATTGCCGAGCGTTTTGATGAACAGCAGCAGCGCCTGGACGGCCTGCGGCGATTCTTCAGCTTTTCCAACGAAGTCACCCCGCTCGAATTTGACGGTTACGCCCGGCCGTTGCTGCAGCGCACCCTGGCCTACGCTTGGGCGCCCCGCGTCGAAGCCGCGCAACGCGCCGAGTTCGAGCGCCATGCCAGTGAGCATTCAGGCCCGGGCTATGTGATCCGTGACCAGGATGCACAAGGCCAGTGGCGCCCCGCGCCGCTGCGCGACCATTACTTCCCTGTGCTGTATACCCAATCTGGTGAAATGCCAGGGCTGCCCTATGGGCTGGACCTTGCCGGCCAGGCTGCATCCCAGGCTGCCCTGGCACGGGCACTCGGGCCTGGCAGCATGGCGGTGTCCGAACCCCTGGCCATGTACGAGATCCCTTCATACGCGCGTGGCTTGCTGCTGGTGGCGCCGGTGTTTTCCGATGCTAATCCGCATGGCGCAGCAGTAGGCTATGTGACGGCCTTGCTGAGCATGCGCGAGCTGGTCAGTGATGGGCGGCCAGTGGCGGCGGATGACAACCTGGTGGTGCGTATCGTTGATCCCTCCGGGTTGCAGGGGCCGGAAGTGATGTTCGACTCGCTGAACCAGGTCGCCCCCTTGTCGCTGGCCAGCAACCAGGTGTTGCACCTGGCCGACCACAACTTCCAGTTGAGCATCCTGCCGAGCCTGGCCTTCGTGCAGGCTAATCGTTCGTCGGCAGTGCTGGCGGTCGTGCTGCTGGGTGGGTTGTTGAGCCTGCTGCTCAGCGCCTTGCTGTACAGCCTGTTCAGCCAGCGCCAGCGCGCCCTGGCGCTGGTCGAGCAGCGCACCGTCGAGCTGCGGGTCAGCGAACAGTCGCTGCGAGGCACCCACAACCAGCTACGCAGCGTGCTGGACGCGGCGACCCAGGTGGCAATCATTGCCACCAACCTCAAGGGTGTGGTCAGTACCTTCAATGCCGGTGCAGAGCGTATGTTCGGTTACCCGGCCAGCCAGGCGATCGGCCAGTTGCACCTTGAACACCTGGTGCTGCCCGAAGAACTGAGCCTGCGCGCTCATGCGCTGAGCCTGCGCTATGGCCGCCCGATTGCCGGTGGCCAGGCCATGTTCGCCGAAACGGTTCAAGCGCATGGCGCCGAGCCTGGGGAGTGGACCTTGTTGCGCGCCGATGGCAGCCAGCTGGTCGCCAACATGCTGGTTACCGCCATGCTGGATGAACAGGGTTTGTGGGTTGGCTACCTGGCCATCTGCATTGATGTCACGGAGCGGCGTCGGGTACACGAGGCGCTGGCAGCGCGCGACCGGCTGCTGGAAAAACTCAGTGCCGAGGTGCCGGGCGGTATCTACCAGTATCGTCTGGATGCCAACGGGCATTCGTGCTTTCCCTATGCCAGCCAAGGCCTGTTCGATATCTACGAAGTCGACCTGCAGCAGTTGCGTGAGGATGCCACGCTGGTGTTCGAGCGCATCCACCCCGATGACCTGGACCGTGTGCGCCGCTCGGTGCGTTACTCGGCCGAGCACCTGGCGCCCTGGCGCGAGGAATACCGGGTGTGCCTGCCGCGAGCCGGGCTCCGCTGGGTGCGGGGCGAAGCGACGCCGGAGGTGGGGGAGCAAGGCTGTACCCTGTGGCATGGTTACCTGACGGATATCTCCGACCTCAAGGGCGTGGAGGAGGAATTGAGGGCGTTGTCGGTGACCGACTCGCTGACGGGTATCCATAACCGCCGCTACTTCCAGGAGCGGCTCAAGGTTGAACTGGAACGCGCCCAGCGCGACGGCCTGGCGTTGGCCGTGATCATGCTGGACATCGATCACTTCAAATGCATTAACGACCGTTTCGGTCATGCCATGGGCGACCGTGTGCTGCGCAGCTTGTGCCAGCGTATTGGCCAGCGTTTGCGGCGTACCGATGTGTTTTGCCGGCTGGGCGGGGAAGAATTCATGGTGCTGTGCCCGGGCAGTGATGCCGAGCAGGCGCGGCTGCTGGCGCTTGAGTTGTGGCAAGGGGTGCGCATGGTGCCGGTCGAGGGTGTGGGCAGGGTGACCGCCAGTTTCGGCGTCGCGGGTTGGCGGCCGGGTGAAGGGGCCGATACCTTGCTGTTACGCGCAGATGCGGGGGTGTATGCGGCCAAGCAGGCCGGGCGGGACCGGGTGGAGGGGGAGTCGGCCTGTTAG
- the rmf gene encoding ribosome modulation factor produces MRRLKRDPLERAYSRGYQYGVTGKSRELCPFNLPSVRQAWINGWREGRGDNWDGMTGTAGIHRLNENHAVG; encoded by the coding sequence ATGAGAAGACTTAAGCGTGATCCGTTGGAAAGAGCATATTCACGTGGCTACCAATACGGGGTCACCGGCAAATCCCGCGAACTTTGCCCTTTCAATCTTCCTTCTGTTCGCCAAGCCTGGATCAACGGCTGGCGCGAAGGTCGCGGTGATAACTGGGACGGAATGACTGGCACCGCTGGCATCCATAGACTCAACGAAAATCACGCCGTTGGCTGA
- a CDS encoding ANTAR domain-containing response regulator produces the protein MLRILLIDDTQNKLGRLKAALIEAGFEVTEAPGLTIDLPACVETVRPDVVLIDTDSPDRDVMEQVVLVSRDQPRPIVLFTDEHDPGVMRQAIQAGVSAYIVEGIHAARLQPILDVAMARFESDQALKAQLLARDQQLAERKRIEQAKGLLMKMKDCNEEQAYTLMRRQAMSRQQKLIQVAEQIIAMHEMLG, from the coding sequence ATGTTGCGCATCCTGCTGATCGACGACACCCAGAACAAACTCGGCCGCCTCAAGGCAGCGTTGATAGAGGCCGGCTTCGAGGTCACCGAAGCCCCAGGCCTGACCATCGACCTGCCTGCCTGCGTCGAAACGGTGCGCCCGGATGTGGTGCTGATCGACACCGACTCACCGGACCGCGATGTGATGGAACAGGTGGTACTGGTCAGCCGTGACCAGCCGCGCCCCATCGTGCTGTTCACTGACGAACATGACCCTGGGGTAATGCGCCAGGCGATCCAGGCGGGGGTTAGTGCCTATATTGTCGAAGGCATCCATGCCGCCCGGCTACAGCCGATTCTGGATGTGGCCATGGCCCGCTTCGAAAGTGACCAGGCACTGAAGGCGCAACTGCTGGCACGCGACCAGCAACTGGCCGAACGCAAACGCATCGAGCAGGCCAAGGGTTTGCTGATGAAGATGAAAGACTGCAACGAAGAACAGGCCTACACCCTGATGCGCCGCCAGGCCATGAGCCGGCAGCAGAAGCTGATTCAGGTGGCAGAGCAGATCATTGCCATGCACGAAATGCTCGGCTGA
- a CDS encoding nitrate/nitrite transporter: protein MSTSFWKSGHVPTLFAAFLYFDLSFMVWYLLGPMAVQIAGDLQLSAQQRGLMVAMPILSGAILRFAMGVLVDRLSPKTAGLIGQVVVVVALAAAWHFGVHSYEQVLLLGLFLGFAGASFAVSLPLASQWYPPQHQGKAMGIAGAGNSGTVFAALLAPALAAGFGWNNVFGFALIPLTLALVVFALLARNAPERPKPKAMADYLKALGDRDSWWFMFFYSVTFGGFIGLASALPGYFSDQYGLSPVTAGYYTAACVFAGSLMRPLGGALADRFGGIRTLLGMYSVAAICIAAVGFNLPSAAAALALFISAMLGLGAGNGAVFQLVPQRFRQEIGVMTGLIGMAGGIGGFLLAAGLGTIKQHTGDYQLGLWLFASLGLLAWFGLHGVKQRWRTTWGSAAVTAARV, encoded by the coding sequence ATGAGTACCAGCTTCTGGAAATCCGGGCATGTGCCCACGCTGTTCGCTGCGTTCCTGTACTTCGACCTGAGCTTCATGGTCTGGTACCTGCTGGGCCCGATGGCGGTGCAGATTGCCGGTGACCTGCAACTCAGTGCACAACAACGGGGCCTGATGGTAGCCATGCCGATCCTGTCCGGGGCGATCCTGCGCTTTGCCATGGGCGTGCTGGTCGACCGCCTGTCACCCAAGACCGCAGGGCTGATCGGCCAGGTGGTGGTCGTCGTCGCGCTGGCGGCGGCCTGGCACTTCGGCGTACACAGCTATGAACAGGTGCTGCTGCTGGGCTTGTTCCTCGGCTTTGCCGGCGCTTCGTTCGCCGTGTCGCTGCCGCTGGCGTCGCAGTGGTACCCGCCGCAACACCAGGGCAAGGCCATGGGCATTGCTGGCGCCGGCAATTCCGGCACGGTGTTCGCCGCCCTGCTGGCCCCGGCGCTGGCCGCCGGCTTTGGCTGGAACAATGTGTTCGGCTTTGCGCTGATTCCGTTGACGCTGGCGCTGGTAGTGTTCGCCCTGTTGGCACGCAACGCCCCAGAGCGCCCCAAGCCCAAAGCAATGGCGGACTACCTCAAGGCCCTCGGCGACCGTGACAGCTGGTGGTTCATGTTCTTCTACAGCGTCACCTTCGGCGGCTTCATTGGCCTGGCCAGCGCCCTGCCTGGCTACTTCAGCGACCAATACGGCCTGAGCCCGGTCACCGCCGGCTACTACACCGCGGCCTGCGTATTCGCCGGCAGCCTGATGCGCCCCCTCGGCGGCGCCCTGGCCGACCGCTTCGGCGGCATCCGCACCCTGCTGGGCATGTACAGCGTTGCCGCCATCTGCATTGCCGCAGTCGGGTTCAACCTGCCTTCTGCGGCTGCCGCACTGGCGCTGTTCATCAGCGCCATGCTTGGCCTGGGCGCTGGCAACGGCGCGGTGTTCCAACTGGTGCCACAACGCTTTCGCCAGGAAATCGGCGTGATGACCGGGCTGATCGGCATGGCCGGCGGTATCGGCGGCTTCTTGCTGGCGGCAGGGCTTGGCACCATCAAGCAGCACACTGGCGACTACCAGCTGGGGCTGTGGCTGTTCGCCAGCCTGGGCCTGCTTGCCTGGTTTGGCCTGCACGGCGTGAAACAGCGCTGGCGCACCACCTGGGGCTCGGCTGCAGTCACTGCAGCGCGGGTCTGA